The sequence ACGGCATTGAACACGAAAATGCGCACGACGCGATGGCCGATGTTATTGCAACAATCGAGATGGCAAAGAAGATCAAAGCGGCGCAACCTAAGCTGTTCGATTACTTCCTTAGCATGCGTCATAAACGCAAGTTGAATGAACTGATCGATATCGTCAATATGACACCGCTAATGCATGTTTCAGGCATGCTGGGAAGAGAGTGCAATTACACCAGTTGGATTGTGCCTGTTGCGTGGCACCCAACCAACAAGAATGCAGTCATTACCGTCGATCTTGCGAAAAACCCGCAACCTCTACTCGATTTAACAACGGAACAGATCCACGAGCGCCTATACACCAAGCACAGCGATCTGGACGAAGGTGAATTGCCTGTACCTGTTAAACTGGTTCACTTAAACAAGTGCCCTATTCTTGCCCCAGCTAAAACCCTGACCGCTGAGAATGCCGAGAAAATCGGTATCGATCGTGAGCAGTGCTTGAAGAACCTAGCAATACTGCGCCAGAACCCAGAGATTCGAGAGAAGCTAATCGGTCTCTACAGCATCGAACGCGAATACGAAAGCAACGATGATGTCGATACGCAGCTATATGACGGCTTTTTCTCCCCAGCAGACAAAGCGTCTATGGATATTATTCGCGAAACTGATCCAAACAATCTGGCGGCGCTAGATATTTCATTCAATGATCAGCGAATAGCACCACTCTTGTTCCGCTACCGTGCGCGACATTTCCCGCTCACACTAGATGAACATGAACAACAAAAATGGGCGAACCACTGCCGTGAATACTTCGAAAGTCGTATTGAAGATTACATGCTTAATTTGGAAAACTTAGTTCACGATTATGAGAGTGATGAAAAGAAGCTCGCTATTTTAAAATCGGTGTACCAATACGTACAAAAGCTAGTATCTTAATCATCAAACGCCTGCAGCCTACTGAGCCTTAACTCATTAAATAAACAAAAAGAGAGTAAGGCTCTAAACACCCTCAATTGGACCTTACGTTGTGAAAAATCAACGTATTTTTAATATTTGGACGACAACAACCTATGGCTAAAACTCTGCTTAAATACGTCGTATCTTTGGGGCTCATTGTCTTGTGCCTCATAGCAGGCATCAACTTACAACACCTTTTAGATACCTCAATCCCTGGAAGCATCATCGGTATGCTGATTCTATTTGCTTTAATGGTCAGTGGACTCGTTTCATCTGAATGGGTGAAAAGTGGCGCGACGCTACTCATCCGCTATATGGTGCTTTTATTTGTACCCATCAGTGTCGGTTTAATGGATCACTTTGATCTTCTCTTTGCTAATGCTCTCCCTATCTTAGCCAGTGCGATTGGCGGCACCTTATTGGTACTCGTCGCGCTAGGTCTGGTTTTGGATAGAATCTTAAAAGGAGGTGTAAAATAATGTGGTTACTAACGACTGTTGCTGTGTTTCTTGCCGCCCGCTGGTTATGCCAAAGGTTCAACTCTCCGCTAATGAATCCGCTCATCATCAGCCTACTAGTATTAATCCCTCTTTTAACCTATCTAAAGGTTCCTTTTGAAACTTACTATGCCGCAAACCAATGGCTAAACTACCTGTTGCAACCCGCCGTTGTGGCACTCGCCTATCCACTTTATGAGCAGTTCCCGCAGATACGAGCCAACTGGCGTATTATTGCCTTAGCTTGCGGTGTGGGAAGCGCAATGTCGATGCTCACCTCCAGTGTTATTGCCGTTTATATGCAGGCCGACATTACTCTGGTCGCCAGTTTATTAGGTAAATCGGTAACAACACCGATCGCCATGGAAGTCTCTAGTCATCTTGGTGGTGAGCCAGCCATCGCAGCCATTTTGGTTCTAACTGTGGGTTTGTTTGGCGCGATTGTCGCTTACCCTATCTACAATCTACTGAATATTACTCACCCAATCGCGAAAGGATTAACGATGGGGACGGTGTCCCATGCACTCGGTACAGCCGCTTGTGCAGAGCGAGACGGGCAAGACGCCGCATTCAGTTCGTTGGCGCTCGTTTTATGTGGTGTTATTACCTCTATCTTGGCACCATCATTCTTTGCTTTTGCTGTTTGGTTATCCGCTTAAAGACACAAAACAAGTGGCTATCGCCGTTAGACGAATTACGTTATTCGGCGTAGCTCACTCTATTTGATTATGTAATCGATATCATGTGTGAGCTCACTCTAACTATGAAATATGAAATTTAATTGCATTATTTAATGTGATCAAAGCCACAGTATTGTTTTGTGCTTACCATAAAATGAAATACCAGTATCGAGGTGGATTCACAGAAACTGTCAAGGATTCGCCAACGGTATCACTACATGTTTACACAAGGATCCAACATGAGAAGCCGCATTGAACAAGCGCTATCAGAAACGCCAAGCAACCTTGCAGAGTACTTATCGCCTATTTTGCTTGCCGACGACTTTGACGCGACTCTTTCTCCTGAGCAATTTAAAGAGTTACTCTCTATTTCTGGTCTACCGGATGATGAATTGCGCGTAGCACTGCTGCCTTTTGCTGCCGCCTATTCTTACGCACCAATATCCAACTTTTATGTAGGCGCGATTGTTCGTGGTTTATCTGGCCGACTTTACTTCGGTGCAAATGTCGAAATTTTGGGCGCGCAACTTGGGCAAACGGTCCACGCAGAGCAATCCGCCATTAGTCATGCATGGATGAAGGGTGAAGAAGGCATTTCAGATATCACCATTAACTTCAGCCCTTGTGGTCACTGCCGCCAGTTTATGAATGAGCTAACCACAGCACAAAGTCTGATCGTTCAATTGCCGCAACGCGATGAAATGACGCTACAAGAGTATTTACCGGAGTCCTTTGGTCCTGCTGATTTGGGTATCGAGTCTGGTTTAATGACACACGTGGATCATGGCAAAACCACTGAAGAATCCGATCAACTCGTCTTAGATGCACTGAAAGGCTTAAACAAAAGCCACGCACCGTACACGCACAATTTAAGCGGTGTAAGCATCAAAACCAAACAAGGCAAAGTGTATTTAGGCGCGTATGCAGAAAACGCGGCCTTCAACCCAAGCCTTCCTCCACTGCAAGTCGCACTCATTCAACTGCTTATGGATGGGAAGTCTTTAGATGCGATAGACACTGTTGCTCTGGCAGAAATGGCCGACGGTAGCATCAGCCACCTTGCGGACACTCAGGCCACCCTTGAAGCAATCAATCCAGACATTCCACTTGCTTATTTAGCCGTCTAAGATTCAAACCAGCGAGATTATTACGAAAAGTCCTGTTGAACAACGGGACTTTTTCTTATCAACATCAACTCATATATCAGCAATCCCCTTGCAAAAAATACGCTTATTTACATCCCGATGTTCTAAGCGACACATTTGCATTTCTAATTTTGCGCAAACGTTTGCTTTTGCCGTTTTAATCAGTATGATCTGGCCCGTATTCAATATCTGCGCTAATGAAAAGGTAAAATATGTTTGGTTCGGCTACTCGTAAAAATGCAACACGTGTTCTGCTTCTGGGCTCTGGTGAATTGGGTAAAGAAGTGGCTATAGAATGTCAACGCCTTGGCTTAGAAGTCATCGCGTGTGATAGATATGACTTCGCGCCTGCCATGCAAGTGGCGCACCGCAGCTACACATTAGACATGTTGGATGGTGACGCGCTGCAAGCAATCATCGAAAAAGAACAACCCGATTATGTCGTACCTGAAATCGAAGCCATTGCTACAGACAAGCTGGTTGAGCTTGAAGCACAAGGTTTAAATGTTGTTCCAACAGCGAAAGCGACCAAACTCACCATGAACCGTGAAGGTATTCGTAGACTGGCAGCAGAAGAGTTGCAACTTACTACCTCACCTTACCGCTTTGCAGACAACTACGCTGACTTTACCTCTGCAATCGAAGAAGTAGGCATCCCTTGCGTTTGTAAGCCTGTCATGAGTTCTTCAGGCAAAGGCCAAAGCGTCATTAAAACTGCAGATGATGTCGAAAAAGCATGGAATTATGCGCAAGAAGGCGGCAGAACTGGCGCAGGTCGCGTTATCGTAGAAGGCTTTATCGACTTTGACTACGAAATTACGCTGCTAACGGTTCGAGCTGTTGACGGCATTCATTTCTGTGCGCCGATTGGGCATCGTCAAGAAGATGGTGACTACCGTGAGTCTTGGCAGCCACAAGTAATGTCAGATGCGGCACTACAAGCGGCTCAGGATGCAGCAGGTAAAGTGGTTAACGCACTAGGCGGTTACGGTATCTTTGGTGTGGAACTGTTCGTAAAAGGCGATACTGTTATCTTCAACGAAGTATCCCCTCGCCCGCACGATACTGGTTTAGTCACTCTGATGTCGCAAGATAGCTCTGAATTCGCGCTGCATGTCCGCGCATTTACTGGCTTGCCAATATCTGGAATTACTCAATACGGCCCAGCCGCTTCTGCTGTGATTCTTGGTCAAGGGACGTCAGAAGATATTCGTTTTGAAGGGATGGAACTGGCATTGGCGCAGCCGCAGACTCAGTTACGTTTGTTTGGTAAGCCGGATATCGACGGTCGCCGCCGACTTGGCGTTGCCATTACTCGCCGTGAATCCATCGAACAAGCAGTAGCTGACGCAGTCAATAGCGCTGGAAAAGTAAAAGTGCTCTACTGATCGCCAAACTGCCGCACAAAAAAGGCTTGGTCATTCCAAGCCTTTTTCATCGTCAGCGGATTATGATTCAATGAGATACACTTCTTCAGCGAATCGCGATAATCCTTTTTTGGCTATTTTCGGATGTTGTTCATCCGCTTCATCTCGATTCAGCCTAGTGATTTTAAACTCACCAAACAGACGATTCACTTCCTGCTCTGTAACAGCAAATGGAGGACCAGACATCTCTTCCTGAATATAATCCAGCGTGACCAAAAGAATTCGGCCTCCCGGTTTCAGCAACGACTTAATGCGAAATGCATATTCCTCACGCATCACTTCAGGCAACGCAACCAAAGCAGCGCGATCATAAATAATATCGGCGGACTGAACTGGCGCGGTAAAGAAATCACCCGCATAAATCGATAGCTCATCAAACTGATAGAGTTCATGTTGCCCATTAATCGATGTCACCATTGGCGTATAAAAATGCTCAGCAAAGAAGGCTCGTACAGCAATTTTACTCAGCTCTACGCCTTGCACCTCTTCGTGTTTGGTGGCTAGCCAAATTAAGTCTTCAGATTTCCCGCAAAGCGGAACAAGCACTTTGTCTTCGTAGCTAGGATTGGTTTCTTTCCAATACTCGATGAGCAGAGGGTTCACATCCTCAAGGTGAAAACCAATCTGATTGCTTGCCCACTTTCCGTGCCAAAATTCTGGATCTCTCATACTATTCTCAGGTCTAACTTTAATATGCCATAGACTATACGAAAGCGGCGCTTATTGGTATCCCACGGCCATAACCAACTATTTTCACCTCAACGATATACCTTAACTCGCTATTCATAACGGGTTCAGATTGGCTCGCTATACTCATGAACATACGCCAAATAAGGATTCACGAAATACGATATTCGTTGATTGGGAGCTTGATCCAAGATTTGAAAAGTATGGGGAAAATCAAATTGGAATCTGACATTTAGCCCCCACTATCTAGTAAAGATAAGTAGGACTTAGTTGAAACCTTTTTCGACACCTTTTCTAAGTCACTGCGAATCTAAGGAGAGTGAATGAGCGTATTCCTAAGAACAACGGCACTCATGCTATTGATGCTCAGCCGTGCACCGGCTTTTGCCGCGATTCCAACTGCACCAGGTAGTGAGCAAAGCCGTTCCTCCAATCAAAATGAAGTCAGTTCTCAAGCGTTTAAGCACAACTTAAGTGGCTTATACGGAATAAAATCCACTTCCGCGACTCCAATTCAACCCTATTCTGACTTCGATATTCTCTACACTAAAGCACACCAAGCGCAGGCTGAACTAGAGACGCTATGCCAAAGTACCGCGCTTCTCACTTCAACCAATGCCTACTTTGCAGGTATAAAATCTGCAGACCGCGCAAGAGAAAAAATTACCCACAAGTTAAACGGTCAGCCTGAACGAATCACTGACTTAGCCAGAGCAACAATTGTTGCCAACGACATTGAAAGCCTGATGACGGTATACGAAGTACTTAGTCGAGAGACCACCATAGTGAACGTAAAAAATCGCTTCAAAAGCCCTAAAGCATCGGGGTACCGAGATCTTAACCTCCTCGTCCAACTTCCTAAAACGAAGCTCGTTGCTGAAGTTCAGATACATTTAAAAGCCATTGCAGATGTCAAAAATGGCGCAGAGCACGATTTTTATGAAAAGATCCAAACCATTGAAAGACGAGCAGCTTCGCAAAGCAGAGAGATGTCTGAGTTTGAAGTCGCCCAAATTCAGCAAATGCGCAACCAATCTAAAGCATTGTATCAAAAAGCCTGGCAGCCTTACTTAACCACGCACTTGAGTGCCGCTTAATTCTTTGGCTTCCAAACACAAAAAAGCGCCACAGGATCTAAGTGGCGCTCATTAATAGCTAATTATTCCAAACCGAGTTTAAACTACACAGATAGCACGCGATTCGCTGCGTTGCTGATTTCAGAGTCACTCGCGCCTAACGGAAGCGTGAAAGAAACGTATTGGTCACCACGCATGCTCATCGCGCGATCAACTTCCGCCAAACAATGCATTACCCCACCTTCAAGGATGAATGAAAGTTCGATTTCTTTCTTGTTTACAAAACCATTGTTGCGAAATTCAATTTCCTGATAACAACCAGATTTCGATGAGAAATTGCCACCACGAAGATAACCTTTTTCTACATCGGCTTTAACCATAGAAAAGCCAGCATTCTCTATTGCTGCGATCACTTTAGCCGCAACAGGCAGAGGCTTAACTTCAATAAAGTCTCGGTCTTTTGGATCAATAGCGAACTCAATATCCAGAGACGTTTCTATCCAAACATGGCACAGGTTTTTTAGCGCTTTAAGTGCGGTAATTGGCGTTTCATCATCCAGCTTTATTTCAAACGGTACTTGTTTATTCTCATTAGGCTGGATAGTGAATGGTTGAACGGCTTGTAACTTTCCAATAACAAAGTTTTGATAGCTCACACCGTTGTCGTTTTCTACCTTCATCTCTGTGCAGAGTTTCAAGTTGATCGCATCAATCTGTTGCGCTACATCGCCACCTTGAATATGAACAATCCCTTTAAGAGTCTCACCTTGAAACAGTGACATACTTTCTAATACAGTATCCACCTTCGCAGCACCAATTCCTAAAGAAGCCTTTAACTTACCAAACATTTTGTTTCCTTGTGACTAGGTTATTAGCACTCATCATTTAACGCGCTCAACACGAGATAGCAAGCCATTTCTCTATTTCGCTCGTTGAAATGTGGCGGACTCTCATATTCGGGTTATCTATGTTACCCGTACTTGAAAAATGGGAGTAAATGTATAACCATTTGTATAGTCAAATGTATTTTTTAGTTGAAAGCGATGAGTAACTCCCCTTTATATCTGCAAATAAAACAGTTCATTAACAAAAAAATTGAATCTGGCCAGTGGCCGGTAGGTCAACAGATCACAACAGAACTGGAGCTAACCAAGCAGTTTAATGTGAGTAGAATGACGGTCAACAAAGCAATTCGCGATTTGGTTTCAGAAGGCAAACTACAGCGAAAGCCACGGTTAGGCACGTTTGTATGTGCGCCTGAAGAAAAGGCCGAGTCCCCTCTTCTTGATATCCGCAACATTGCCGAAGAAGTATCCCAACGAGGTAAGAACTACTCGAGCAAAGTGGTGAAACAACTTGCTCTGCCAGCCGATGAGCGTATTGCAACGAAACTCGGGGTGATGCTCAACACACCTGTTTTCTATAGTGAAATCATCCACTTTGAAGACAAGTCACCGATTCAACTTGAGTTGCGATGGGTCAATTCCGCTTATGCTCCGAATTACCTAGAGCAAGATTTCACTCAGATTACGCCAAACCAATACCTATCCCAGAACTGCCCGTTGAGTGCCATTGAACATACTGTCGAGGCCATTATTGCAGATGCTCATATTCGTTCTTCCCTAGAGCTCAACGCAAATGAACCCTGCTTACTGCTAAACCGTAGAACATGGAGTCAAGATAAGCTGGTGAGTTCCGCATTACTCTACCATCCTGGCACTAAATACAAATTAAGCTCTAAGATTTTGCTCTGACTTAGAGCTTCACACTTCACAGCTGATCACATTTTTGCAACATCACGCTTGCACATTTGACTAACCTAAACCAATATTTGTATATACATTTAAACCTTTGTGGATTTAGACAGAATGAGTGACCCGAACAACACCCTAAAACCTTCCAACCAAGACATTGATTTGGTGCTGACAAACGCGCGCATCGTATCGATGACCAGCGGTGGTGAGGGCTATCAGGTATCTGAACCCACTCATATTCAAATCCATGAAGGGAAGATTGTTAAGATCTCTGGTGATGTTCCTGTCGATACAAATGTATACGACTGCAAGAACCAACTCGTCACACCGGGGTTTATCGATTGCCACACTCATCTGATTTACGCCGGAAACCGCGCCAATGAGTTCGAAATGAGATTGAATGGCGTCCCTTATCAGGAGATCGCGAATCAAGGTGGCGGTATTCTATCTACGGTACGAGCAACGCGTGAAGCAAGTGAAGAACAACTTATTGAGTTAGCACTTCCCCGTTTGGACGGTCTGATTCGCACTGGTGTTACGACCGTAGAAGTAAAATCCGGTTATGGTCTCACGCTTAATGACGAAGTAAAAATGCTCCGCGCAGCAAAAGCGCTAGAAGATCACCGAAAAATTCGTGTATCAACAACCTTACTTGCCGCACATGCACTCCCTCCAGAGTATGCAGGCAGAGCAGATGACTACATTGATTATGTTTGCCAAGAAATCATCCCGCTTGTCGCTGAAGAGCAGCTTGCCACCAGCGTTGATGTTTTTTGTGAATCAATTGGTTTCAACCTAGCTCAAACTGAGAAAGTTTTCCGCGCCGCGCAGCAACATGGCTTGACGGTCAAAGGCCATACAGAACAGTTATCAAATTTGGGTGGTACTGAACTAACCGCACGTTACTCTGGCCTATCTGCGGATCACATTGAATTTTTGGATGAGCACGGCGTTATCGCTATGGCAAAATCCGGCACGGTCGCCACGTTACTTCCAGGTGCGTTTTACTTCCTTCGCGAAACCCAATTGCCGCCGATTGAGTTACTACGTAAACACAACGTTCCTATGGCAATCGCGACAGATTTGAATCCTGGCACATCACCTTTCGCAGATTTGACTATGATGATGAACATGGGCTGTACGTTGTTTGGTTTGACTCCAGAAGAAACGTTACGCGGAGTAACATGCAACGCGGCAAAAGCATTGGGCTATGGCGAAAGCAGGGGGCAAATTCAATCTGGTTTTGATGCCGACCTTGCCATTTGGGATATAACACATCCTGCTGATTTTAGTTATCAACAAGGTATCTCTCGCCTGTCCGCACGTCTTGTCAATGGAGAGCTAAATCATGTCTGAATCAATGAAATCTATCCTACCCACTACCAATCAAGAGTTTCATTGGCAAGGTAGACATGACGCAGAAGACGGCAACTTAGGCAAACGCGTCCATCATGTCATCAAGAAAGTCTCTGTTCAGGATTTAGAGTCCTACCGAAATGCCGTAAGTATTCTTGGCTTTGCATGTGACGCTGGTGTAGCGCGCAACAAAGGACGCGTTGGGGCTCGCAAAGCGCCTGACCTTATCCGCCGCGCTTTGGCTAACATGGCTTGGCACAACAAAACGACGCTGATTGATTTGGGCAACATTAGCTGCGAAGACGATTTACTTGAGCAAGCGCAGTCTGATTGTGCCGCTGTGATTGGGCACGCTTTGCACTATACACCTGTGATCACATTGGGCGGTGGTCATGAAGTGGCTTGGGCTTCGTTTCAAGGACTCGCGCGTTACTTTGAGTCAATTAGCCCAGCGAAACCACCTAAGATTGGCATCATTAATTTTGACGCTCACTTTGATTTACGTGCATTTGAAAGCATGAACGCAGAGGTGATGCCAAGCTCGGGCACACCATTCAACCAAATACAACGATACTGTCAGGAAAACAACTGGCCGTTCCACTACGCTTGCTTGGGAGTTAGTCGTGCCAGCAATACAGAAGCACTCTTTAAGCGCGCTGATGAGCTAAACGTGTGGTACGTAGAAGACAAAGATCTTTCTCATTTAAACCACATTTATCACCTAACGCAGCTACAGCATTTTATCGACAATTGTGACTACATCTACCTCACTATCGATTTAGACGTATTCCCAGCGGCATCGGCGCCAGGCGTAAGCGCTCCAGCAGCGCGTGGCGTAAGTATGGATACATTATCGATCTTTTTAGACAGAATTTTGCATTACAAACAGAAGTTAGTCATCGCAGACATTGCCGAGTATAACCCGACTTATGACGTAGACAGTCAAACAGCCCGGTTAGCAGCAAGGCTTTGTTGGGATATGGCCAACGCATTTTCAGATAAATAATAAAAACCAGTGAGCAGTGAAGCTAGGTCTGAAAAGGCTTGGCCGGATCAATGCAAGCTGAATTTAGTGAAACACAAGGAGTCTTACCATGACGGAACGCCAAGTAGAAGATAAGCGTCTCGATACTACTCGTACAATTCGTGCTCCACACGGCACCACTTTGAGAGCGAAATCTTGGCTGACGGAAGCCCCACTTCGCATGTTAATGAACAACCTAGACCCAGATGTGGCAGAACACCCGCACTCTCTGGTTGTTTACGGCGGTATCGGCCGAGCAGCTCGTAACTGGGAATGCTATGACAAGATTGTGGAAGTGCTTGAGCGCCTAGAAGACGACCAAACGCTTTTGGTTCAGTCTGGTAAGCCTGTTGCGGTTTTCCCTACGCATAAAAATGCGCCTCGCGTTCTGATTGCAAACTCTAACCTTGTTCCACACTGGGCAAACTGGGAACACTTTAACGAACTCGATAAGCAAGGCCTGATGATGTATGGCCAGATGACAGCAGGTAGCTGGATTTATATCGGTTCTCAAGGCATTGTTCAGGGGACTTACGAAACATTTGTTTCAGTCGCGAAGAAACACTTTGATGGTAACCCTAAAGGTCGCTGGATTTTAACTGGCGGTCTTGGCGGTATGGGTGGCGCTCAGCCTCTTGCAGCGACAATGGCTGGATTCTCTATGATCGCTGTCGAGTGTGATGAGTCACGAATCGACTACCGTCTACGTACAGGCTACGTCGATAAAAAAGCAACAAGTCTGGATGAAGCACTGTCTATCGTTTATGAATCTGACACACCAGTTTCTGTTGGCCTACTTGCAAACGCAGCGGACGTGTTCCCAGAACTTGTTGAACGCAACATTACGCCAGACGTTGTTACCGACCAAACCTCTGCACACGATCCACTTAACGGCTACCTACCGCTAGGTTGGTCTATGCAGCACGCAGCGGAAATGCGCCTGAAAGACGAAGCGGCGGTTGTTAAAGCGGCGAAAGAGTCAATGGCAGTGCAAGTCAAAGCAATGCTAGACCTACAATCTCGCGGCGCGGCAACACTTGATTATGGTAATAACATCCGTCAGATGGCTCTGGAAGAAGGCGTAGAAAACGCGTTTGATTTCCCAGGATTTGTACCGGCTTACATTCGCCCACTTTTCTGTGAAGGCATTGGTCCTTTCCGTTGGGCTGCGCTGTCTGGTGACCCAGAAGACAT is a genomic window of Vibrio japonicus containing:
- the hutU gene encoding urocanate hydratase: MTERQVEDKRLDTTRTIRAPHGTTLRAKSWLTEAPLRMLMNNLDPDVAEHPHSLVVYGGIGRAARNWECYDKIVEVLERLEDDQTLLVQSGKPVAVFPTHKNAPRVLIANSNLVPHWANWEHFNELDKQGLMMYGQMTAGSWIYIGSQGIVQGTYETFVSVAKKHFDGNPKGRWILTGGLGGMGGAQPLAATMAGFSMIAVECDESRIDYRLRTGYVDKKATSLDEALSIVYESDTPVSVGLLANAADVFPELVERNITPDVVTDQTSAHDPLNGYLPLGWSMQHAAEMRLKDEAAVVKAAKESMAVQVKAMLDLQSRGAATLDYGNNIRQMALEEGVENAFDFPGFVPAYIRPLFCEGIGPFRWAALSGDPEDIYKTDQKVKELIPDNPHLHNWLDMARERIQFQGLPARICWVGLKDRKRLGEAFNEMVKNGELKAPIVIGRDHLDSGSVASPNRETEGMMDGSDAVSDWPLLNALLNTAGGATWVSLHHGGGVGMGFSQHSGMVICCDGSDDAAERIARVLHNDPGTGVMRHADAGYDIAKKCAAEQGLDLPMLNEELKNLK